A single region of the Erythrobacter sp. genome encodes:
- a CDS encoding dicarboxylate/amino acid:cation symporter, protein MKTWFAIPLWQRVIGALVLGILVGFLWGPGAESIKIIGDIFIAFIKMLVVPLIFFSLVAGVASIGDLRKLGSVGWRALLLFIATGQIAVWLGLAIGTLLAPGSGIDGRSMALDPAALEKAQDRQQNAQSFSEMILETVPSSPVQVMADVNVLPLIVFSLLIGIGILMAKEEGEPVLKIFESGSVVMQKVTMIVMELTPFGVFALMAWVAGTLGLDALQALGFLVALNYLGCLLIIFVIYAGMIKLIARLPVVDFFRGIADAIAVSYSTASSNATLPVTLRCAERNLGVSNSVASFIIALGATINMNGTAMYLGLATLFGAQAFGVDLSWADYFTISILGTLGAIGAAGIPGAGLIMMVLVFGAVGVPLETIALVAGVDRIMDMMRTTTNVSGDAAVATTVASLTGELDRAEMISADDV, encoded by the coding sequence ATGAAAACATGGTTCGCAATACCGCTGTGGCAGCGCGTGATCGGCGCGCTCGTGCTCGGCATCCTCGTGGGTTTCCTGTGGGGGCCGGGGGCGGAAAGCATCAAGATCATCGGCGACATCTTCATCGCCTTCATCAAGATGCTCGTCGTGCCGCTGATCTTCTTCAGCCTCGTTGCGGGTGTCGCGAGCATCGGGGACCTGAGGAAGCTCGGCAGCGTCGGCTGGCGGGCGCTGCTGCTGTTCATCGCCACCGGCCAGATCGCGGTCTGGCTCGGCCTTGCGATCGGCACGCTGCTCGCACCCGGCTCCGGCATCGACGGGCGCAGCATGGCGCTCGATCCGGCCGCCCTCGAAAAGGCGCAGGACCGCCAGCAGAACGCCCAGAGCTTTTCCGAGATGATTCTCGAAACCGTGCCGTCGAGCCCGGTGCAGGTCATGGCGGACGTCAACGTGCTGCCGCTGATCGTCTTCTCGCTTCTCATCGGGATCGGCATCCTGATGGCAAAGGAGGAGGGCGAACCGGTCCTCAAGATCTTCGAAAGCGGGAGCGTCGTCATGCAGAAGGTGACGATGATCGTGATGGAACTGACCCCCTTCGGCGTCTTCGCGCTGATGGCGTGGGTCGCGGGCACGCTGGGCCTCGACGCGCTCCAGGCGCTCGGCTTCCTCGTCGCGCTCAACTATCTCGGCTGCCTGCTCATCATCTTCGTGATCTATGCCGGCATGATAAAGCTGATCGCGCGGCTGCCCGTGGTCGATTTCTTCCGCGGCATCGCCGATGCCATCGCGGTGAGCTATTCGACCGCGAGTTCCAACGCGACGCTTCCCGTGACCCTGCGCTGTGCCGAGCGCAATCTCGGCGTATCGAATTCGGTGGCGAGCTTCATCATCGCGCTGGGCGCGACGATCAACATGAACGGGACCGCGATGTATCTGGGTCTAGCGACCCTGTTCGGCGCGCAGGCCTTCGGCGTGGACCTGTCCTGGGCGGACTATTTCACGATCTCGATCCTCGGCACGCTTGGCGCGATCGGTGCGGCGGGGATTCCAGGGGCGGGTCTCATCATGATGGTGCTGGTGTTCGGCGCGGTCGGCGTGCCGCTGGAAACGATCGCGCTGGTCGCGGGCGTCGACCGGATCATGGACATGATGCGCACCACCACCAATGTCAGCGGCGACGCGGCGGTGGCGACCACCGTGGCGAGCCTGACGGGCGAGCTCGACCGGGCCGAGATGATCAGCGCGGACGACGTATAG